The region tatatatatatatatatatatatatatatatatatatatatatatatatatatatatatatatcatatcaAATCAGTtcatcagttttcatttttatacttGCATCCCAAAGAGGGACCTTGTTCTAGAATCAGTGTAAAGAATATAAGTTATGTTGTATTGGTCTGGTCAGGTAAGGACTCACCTATGTTGACAATGGCCCCTCCTTTACTAAGCATGCTCCGTAGCGCAGCCTTACACGTAAGCATGGAGCCCAGCAGGTTCGTATGAAGAACAGAGCCGATGTCTTCAGATTTACTCCTCAATAATAACGCATCTCTACATGAAACCCACAAAGAATCGGGCAAACAGCAAAATCAGACATGTGCCCGTTTATGGCTGCGTTTATTGTCCACGCCTGTGTACTGTCCACAATCACACCATAAACGTTTGTGTGCAAAACCCAAAGTGACGTCTTTTTTGTTAATGAACTGGCTCACAACTTCAGTGCAACAAGGAGAAACGCAAAATGGGTCTTTAATAAGGCATGACCAAAAAGGCACGCATGTGGGCGTGAAAGCGCGCTTAGGACCaaaaacgcacgcacgcaggcgaGAAATCACGCTTTATGACCAAAACCCCCACATGTATGTTGGTGTACAATCACATTTatgaccaaaaacacacacgcatgttgGTGTGCCATCACCTGATAATTCCTGCTGCGTTCACCAGGTAGTCCACAGGGCCACACGTGCTGGTGATGGTCTCAAACACACTCTGAACATCGTGCTCTCTGGACACGTCACAGCTGAGGCCCACGTGAGCCACTGTAGgtgaacacatacacagtgcAGTCACTCAAAAATGCTCTCTGGGTTTACCAAAACGGAACTCTAGTGGGACTAGAAAGTTTCAGACGGGTTCTGTATGAAAATAGTAAAGACgctaaaaagaaaacagttggCAGTTACTGCCGCATCTTGGCTGATGTTAAATAATCTTTGCAGAGAACTGAAACTACTCCAGTTATAAAGGGATCCACCTCCAGGAAGTGATTCCGCTGTCCCCAGGGCTGCTTCTTGGTTTCTGGAGACCACCACGACCCTGTGACCCTTCTGTGCCAGCAACTGGGCAACTGCCCGGCCAATGCCACGTGagcccccacacaccacacccaatcTGGACATCGCCCCCTGTAGGCAATCGGGAGAAGGCATTAGGCACCTGTTACAAATGACTGAGAAGATGAGAGTCGCATCGTGAAACACAGAGATGGTAGATAAAACAACAGTTTATTCAAAAAAGCAAACTCAAAAGGGACTAGCCATTTTGTTGCTATAACAAAATTTAactcaaatttaaatatttaaatttgaatattttaattcacTTCATGGTGCCTTACATTAACAGTTagacattttaattcatttaaaagtcTTTCATTTAAAAGTCTTTATAAATTTACTTTATTTGGTTAATTGGTTTTAAGACCAGTTTAGTTTAAGATGTCCCAACATCTAGGCTAGAGGTGTCCAAGTCCAGTTCCAACCCTAATCTGGCACAACTGGCTCAAATATTAAGAAGGTAGTGACGAATAAAATTAACGGGATCATGTGGGATTAGTATTAGGATTGGAAGTAGCCTGTAATCCGACACTTCACCAACACCGGACCTGGCCAGCCCTGATTTAGGATCAAAGGTTGTATTTaacacagttaaataaatataacctGAATGTGACAGATTATACGTCCAAAACGGATTTACTGATTTAGTGGCAATGTAGCAAGTGCACGGGCGTCCTCCTCCACAATGTCAGCGACAttaaaacccaaaacaaaaagccacacCGCGAACGCAGATGAGTCCGTCTGCAAACGCAAGTTACAGTCCCAGCAGCCCCAGCGTGTAGCTAGACTCCGTCGTCTTCCCTTCTGCCCTGTCACAGCCTTCTCTGCGTCTCCTAATCCCGTCAAAACAAACGCGTGGCCACGCCCACACGCCCGCGTCACAGCCCGACACCGCCCCCTTCCGTAAACCTACGCTGCCTGCGTAGTGCCGATGACCGGTTACGCAGTTAACGTGGGAAAGATGGCGGAGCGCAAGGAAGGGGTCACCGTGCAGCTTCACCGGGAGGCCGCCGATATTGAAGGCAAGATGCTTCGATTCTGTCCGTGCTAATACCGCGTTAAAGAGAACCGGGATTGTGTAAATTTGCGCTAATCTCGTCGACGCTACGCTGTAGCACTAAACGTGCTTCTAACACGACTTTAAGAAACTGCAGAAGTAAATAAGGGCGTCCTCACGGAGCTCCACCACAGGACCTATAGGCACAAATAACGCAAATGACGAGCATATGCTTACCTATCTTTATGCAGTCGACGACAGTGAGGTCATTCGCTTGCTGTGCACAATGTGGGGATGTTCAGGCTCTGGTAAAACTGTACAAGACACAAGAAGAAGCAGTTGGGTTGAACTGTAGTGGTCCGACTGCGGAGCTCCGCCATAGGGCCCTTCCCTCGTGTGACGCATGGGGGCGCGCCACGCTTTAATTCGATACTACAATGTGCCCACAGTtcgaaaaaaacaaaacaaaaagtgtgtgtgtcctgtctaTCCTGTCTGTCTACATTGAAGAGTAGTGATTTAGAGCTAACCACAATATTTTGacgaattaaaaaaaattgtctgcAGAACAGTTGCCCAAAGAATGTATTTCCTGCAAGTGTTTCAGTGTAATTGAAATGCATTGTTGCTTGATTTTGTGTGCCTGGTTTAGCAGACGACTCAGTGAAACCACAATCAGCATCTGAAGACCAGAAGCTGACCGTCGATGATGTCACTTTGAGTAAAGTGAAGGCAGAGGACAGTCAAGGACAAACACTTGCCTCCACAACATCAGGTAACGGCTGATTTTGGTTTCTCCGCTGATATCACTGAGGCATCGTTAAATAAATCACTCTACTGGCTTATGTCTGTTTCAGAGAGACACGCGTCCATCCAGGCTACACTAGAAGGCCTGGAGACACTAGTGGACTTGAATGGAGGTAAAGGAGACCTGGGTTGACCTCCCCAAACCCCTACCTATGCTGTAACTCGAGTACAGGCATTAAGCGTTACatagcagctgtgtgtgtgtgtgtgtgtgtgtgtgtgtgtgtgtgtatgtgtgtatgtgtgtgtgtatgtgtgtgtgtgcgtgatcaACCCTGCAGCTGGTAGGAAATCTTGCCCATTATGTCCAGAGGAGAAGTTCAAGGCCTGTTACAGCCACAAACTGAGACGTCACCTACAGAACCTTCACTGGAAAGTTTATGTGGAATTTGAAGGTAATTGAATTGTCCACACATATCGAAACACTGTGGGatatttgttataattatttataatgcGTGAGGAAGTCTGTGGTGCTCGTGAATATTCGcattgggttagggtttggtgCTCATGAATATTCGCATTGGGCTTCACAGGTCAGAGGATGTGTATCTGTCACCTGGCCTGCAGACAGATGAGGGCCAGTCTCGGCATAGACCAGGTGAGTCATGTTTTTCCTCCTGACGCCCCAAAAACCCGCGTCTTCGGTCACATGATCACGCGTGTAATTCATTGCACGCCGTGAGGAAGCAGCCAGGAGAAATGGAATGTTGGGACGTGGGACTACAGTTCGTTAGTGTATGCGCGTCACACCTTTCtgaggatgagaggagagagacatgaaggTTTCCAGGCCACTGTTCAAccttgttattgtttgtttattgttcatgaCTGGTTGTGCCTGTTTTTGGTTGAGATTTTGAGACCTGCTATTCTGCCTCCTCACGTTTCTGTGTGTGTCGTCTCCTCACATGAccctgtgtgcgcgtgcacgcgccTTCTCCTCGTGTGTGGTCtcctcacgtgtgtgtgttgtctcctcacgtgtgtgttgtctgctcacgtgtgtgtgtgtgtgtgtgtgtgtgtgtgtgtgtgtgtgtgttatctagGCTCAAGCCCGGCTGGTAGCTCACTACCATTGTGTAGTGTGCTCGGTCACTATTGCTCGAAAGACCGACATGATCAGCCACCTGAAACGCCATATCAACAAGGGTGAGACCGAGGCCAGCTATTCAGGCACCTCCGACGTTCTGTACGAGGAGCCAGGTAAGGAGCCTGTCTCGGCCTCGCTCTTCTGTGACATTCTTTGATAGCACAGCTAGGAGACAGAAAGGAACTAGATGGGAAAATAACAGCTGTCTGGGAtcctgtccatctctctctgttttccttaccctctgcctgtctctctctctctcagtcccagGTGGTCAGACCTATGAGATCATGAAAGAACTTGGCACCAATGTGCAACTGATGCCCAACCACAACACACCCCAGAAAACAGACACCTACTTCAACCGCAAGATGAAGACCAACCGGTGAAAGTCCCAGTGCAGCattatatctcacacacacgcacacacacatgctctggcTCCATCCATGTGACCTGAGGCTTTCTTTTCATTGGTCTTCCAGGCAGCTTGTATTTTGCTCACTCGCAGTCCTCGCAGAGGAAAGGAGTCCGCTGGAATGTCTGGATGCATTCGGAGCTACAGGTGGGGCTCTCTCTCCATGAGTGGAATAAACAGTTTGGTTGATAAGTCAGGATCTTTTTGCTCTTAAGTATTTTTTTAGGTCTTGGTCATTTATGCCTGATTGCGATATGCCAAGCAGTGGAGATATTTAAGTTCTGATTAGTGCTTGTGGACGCTGTTTGGCCTGATCCAGTGTTGTGCGTGCTCTGTTATCCACTCGTTGTCCTGTGTAGGCATTATGGGTCTGCAGTGGGCCAAGCACCTGCGCAGTGCTGTTAAAGTGACGATCAACGACATCAACGAGGCCTGCGTGAAGATGATCAAGGAGAACTGCTGCCTCAACCACATCCGGGGGGAGGGCGGCCGTATCCCACGGCAACAGGAGGCGCCAGCAGAGGGCGAAGCCCCCATCACCACGGTGGAGGTGACCAAGATGGACGCCAATGTCATCATGCACCTGAGACCCTTTGACTACATGtgagtggagggtggggggtcaGGGTGCATGATTATTCAGTAATGGGTGGATCCTTTCAGAATTTTAAGGTCAACTCAAgtccatttcctgttttatgATGTCAGACACCTGGACCCGTTCGGCACTGCTGTGAACTACCTGGACGCCGCGTTCCGTAACGTACGCAACTTGGGCATCGTCTCGGTGACGTCGACGGATACGGGCTCGCTCTATTCCAAATCCCTGAACGTCACGCTGCGCCATTACGGCTGTCAGATCGTGAGGACGGAGTACTACAGAGAGCTGGCAGCACGCGTGGTGACTGCCGCCATAGCCAGGTGGAGCAGCGGCAGCCAACTACAGCTGggagctctcacacacacactctcacacatacgcgcacacacacacacgcacactctcacacacactcgcgcacacacacacacgcacacacacacacacacacgcacactctcacgcacactcgcacacgcacactctcacacactctcgcacacacacacacgcgcactcacacatacgcgcactcacatacgcgcactcacacatacgcgcactcacacatacgcgcactcacacatacgcgcactcacacatacgcgcactcacacatacgcgcactcacacatacgcgcactcacacatacgcacacacacacacacacacacacatacgcacacacacactctcacacacacgcacactcacacacacacgcacactctcacacacacacacgcacactctcacactcacacacgcgcgcactcacacacacgcgcactcacacatacgcgcactcacacatacgcacacacacacacacatacacacacagcaacttTCTTGCACAGGAGAAATGgctacagctacaacacacacacacacacacacacacttgcacaagagaaacagctacagctacaacaCAACTTGCACAGGAACTACAGTCACTACACACAAGCGCTTACACAGGAGCCAAGCTATGTGCTGCAGATCCaagaacctgtgtgtgtgtgtgtgtgtgtgtgtgtgtgtgtgtgtgtgtgtgtgtgggcagggctgCAGCGCGCTGCAATAAAGGCGTGGAGGTGCTGCTGGCCGTGGCGTTGGAGCACTTTGTGCTGGTGGTGGTCCGGGTTCTGCGTGGGCCCACGCAGGCTGACGAGACGGCCAAGAAGCTGCAGCAGCTACTGCACTGCCAGTGGTGCGAGGAGAGGGTTTTCCTCCACCCTGGCAACATGGTGGAGGGTCAGTCCCACTGTAGCACCACCCACAAACGCTGCGGCATGACTACAGCCGCACGCACTCGCTACAGGCgctacacacactgctcccagTACAAGCTGTAGTCTGCACACTGTATATGATGTGCTCATGCTGTGGATTCGTGTCCTCTACAGAGAACCTGTACAGACAGCTACCCTGTCAGTGCCACAGCGGCATGCCAGGCAAGACGGCGGTGGAGCTCGGCCCTCTCTGGTTCGCTTCTAGTCCTCCTTCGTCTGTTCACCAGTGcactcactccctcattcaCGCATTGGTTAACCAATCCGGTGGTGTCTGTGCCTCCGATCAAAGCCCGTCTCCCCCCCCTCCATGCGTGCCAGGTCGGGGTCCCTCTTCAACACTGGGTTCCTCAGGCGGATGCTGGTGGCGGCTGTGCAGCACAGCATGGATGACGTCCAGCCGCTGGTGAAGACACTCATCTGTGAGGCCGACTGCACCACACTTAAGTCCTTCTCTGTCACTGGCCACTCGCTTCTCACCAACCAGGGTATGTCCGTCCATCCCCAGTACCACTGTATAGACATATGCCACAATATACACGTTATGTACACAAATACcactatataaacacactttaTACCACTATACACGACATGCACTATATACCACCTATATACACCAGTACCactatataccaatatacacgttatatacacaaataccactatataaacacactttataccactatacacactatacacgacATGCACTATATACCACCTATATACACCAGTACCactatataccaatatacacgttatatacacaaataccactatataaacacactttaTACCACTATACACGACATGCACTATATACCACCTATATACACCAGTACCactatataccaatatacacgttatatacacaaacaccactatataaacacactttataccactatacacactatacacgacATGCACTATATACCACCTATATACACCAGTACCactatataccaatatacacgttatatacacaaataccactatataaacacactttataccactatacacactatacacgacATGCACTATATACCACCTATATACACCAGTACCactatataccaatatacacgttatatacacaaataccactatataaacacactttataccactatacacactatacacgacATGCACTATATACCACCTATATACACCAGTACCactatataccaatatacacgttatatacacaaataccactatataaacacactttataccactatacacactatacacgacATGCACTATATACCACCTATATACACCAGAACTACTATATAGACTATATACCtactatatacacactatatatagaaatatcactatatacacacaatatacatgCTGTATaccactatatacacactatatccCACAATATACCAACTATATACCCACTATATAccagtatatatacacgttataaacacaaataccactatataccaatatacacactatataccaATATGCACACTATATACCACtttatacacactatatacaccagtaccactatataccaatatacatactgtataccactatatacacacatcatatacacactatatacacaaataccactatatacaccagtaccactatataccaatatacacactatatacaaataccactatatacacactatatacacaaataccactatatacaccagtaccactatataccaatatacatactgtataccactatatacacacatcatatacacactatatacacaaataccactatatacaccagtaccactatataccaatatacacactatatacaaataccactatatacacactatatacacaaataccactatatacaccagtaccactatataccaatatacacactatatatatgcTGTATACCACTATAGACACAAATGCCACTATATACACCAGTACCACTatataccaacatacacactatatacacaaaTACTACTACATACACCAGTACCactatataccaatatacacactatatatacactatatacacaaataccactatatacaccagtaccactatataccaatatacacactatatatacactatatacacaaataccactatatacaccagtaccactatataccaatatacatactatatatatgcTGTATACCACTATAGACGCAAATGCCGCTATATACACCAGTACCactatataccaatatacacactatatatatgcTGTATACACAAATACCACTATATACACCAGTAccattatataacaatatacacactatattTATGCTGTATaccactatatacacactatatacacaaataccactacatacaccagtaccactatataccaatatacacactatatatacactatatacacaaataccactatatacaccagtaccactatataccaatatacacactatatatatgcTGTATGCCACTATAGACACAAATGCCACTATATACACCAGTACCactatataccaatatacacactatatacacaaataccactacatacaccagtaccactatataccaatatacatactatatatatgcTGTATACCACTATAGACACAAATGCCACTATATACACCAGTACCactatataccaatatacacactatatatatgctgtatacacaaataccactatatacaccagtaccactatataccaatatacacactatatatatgcTGTATACCACTATAGACACAAATGCCAGTATATACACCAGTACCactatataccaatatacacactatatatatgcTGTATACACAAATACCACTATATACACCAGTACCATtatataccaatatacacactatattTATGCTGTATaccactatatacacactatatacacaaaTATCACTATATACCAAtctacacactatatacacgcTGTATaccactatatacacactatatacatacacatccTATACCCActatatacacaaataccacTGTATACACCAGTACTATatatcaatacacacacacacacacacacacacacacacacacacacacacacatatatatatatatatatatatatatatatatatatatatatatatatatatacaccactATATAGACCAGTACCACTATATACCAATACACGCTATATACACGCTGTATaccactatatacacactatataccaAAATATACcaactatatacacacatcatatacgttatatatacaaataccactatatacacacaatatacacgttatatacacaaataccacTATATACACACTTTATACCACTATACACGACATACACTATATACCACCTATATACACCAGTACCACTATATAGACCATAACCACTATATAGACTATATACCCACTATATAccactatatacacactgtatatagAAATATcactatataaacaaatgccaCTATATATACCACTACCACTATAGACATTTACCACTATATACACCAGTACCActatatacacaaataccacTAAATACACACTATATAGACAAATACCACTATATATACCAGTACCACTACATAGACATATACCCActatacacacaaataccactatatacactatatacctAGTATATAGACACAATATTCCACTATTTACACTATATACACCAGTACCACTGTATAGACAAACCACTATAAATACAATTAACACTATATAAACTTTATACACAAATaccaatatttaaaatatctctATATAACATATTTAGAAATCTCTTATagtatattattaatatattgtaAGTAGAATTCTATGAAAATAGGTTAACAGTTTCCCATTtcctgacaaaaataaaaaatattttccctttAAGTATATATGGATTTGTTGATTTAGAAGCAACTGGCTCTCTGTTGGTCACTGCCTGATTGGTGCTTTTGTTTCAGTGGAGTGTGGCGTGGTCATCAAAACCCTACAGAAGGTGGAGGAAGCGGACACCGTTGACCAGTCAGGTGGGAATGCGGCTGGACGCGTGTGAGCTGTAATCCGGTCTCCTTCCTGACGCATTTTTTCCCCTGATGCTGTTCTTGGTTTTCAGTGTAGGAACCCTACACTGACCAGACCTCAGACACACTGGAGTAATGATCGTGTAGATTCTCTCTGCTACACTGAGTGTCCTTTCTGAACCTATGTAGCTAATACCACAGGGACAGCGGTCACTCAGTGGCtaagtaatcagaaggttgctggttcaagtcccccccccccccccgccaagttgccactgttggtcccctgagcaaaaaccttaaccctcaattattcaagttgtgttcagtcataattgtaagttgctttggataaaagcatcatgtaattcctgtaaatgtaaataatgttatcAATAAATGCTAAAATCAGTTGGCAGACATCAAGTGACTTACACATTTATGAGTATGACAGTGCGTCTGGGCCACAGGAATCAAACCTTAGTCTTAATATCACCAGCTCTACAACATTTCACTACAAACACttgaggttttatttttgaaagaacGGACTCCAGCAGTTTCACAAGTGTATCATGAAGGGACACACATATGCAGCCATCCATGTGTAACAGCTGGGTGACTTAAATGACCTCTAGGTGGCAGTATGGAGTACTTATCAAGACCATGGAGACAAaagttccatttttttctttgtgaaataCAGTTTAAGTGCAATATAGTTTGTCCACTAGCCAAGCACATATCTCGGTATGGACACAGTGTAAGAAGACAGACGTGTCTTAGCTGTTCCATCGTAAATTCTGCTAGATTTGAATTTTGGTCCCGCATATACTACGTGGTTCTGTTTATACTTCATAATGTCTTGAGCACAAAAAGGTAGAAGAGGCACTGCTGAGTTGTGCCAGTCGTTCAGCTCATTCTGTTaattttaagttcattttctcGGTTGTGAGTGTCACCAGAATGGACTCGGTGAGCGTCGTGCAGCTGCAGCGTGGTGGAGTGAGAAGGCACAGCTACTTGTCCACGCTGCGCTAATGGTCCTCCGCCAGGAGTTTGGTTCAACGTCTGTGGCTCAGTTCATGTGGAACTGGCAACAATGATGTTTTCTCACTGGTTTTCTTGCTCAGGCAAGAGGAAGACTGCGGAGGAGGGGGGCACACTGGTGAAGAAGCTGAGGTCCGAGGCCTCGCTGGAGCACCCCGCGTTCTACTACAGCATCCATCGCCACAGCATCCGCGGCATGAATATGCCCAAGTGAGCGCCTGCAGTCCCTGCCTTTCCGAAATGGCCTTGTTTACTGTCCAATGCCACACCAAAATTATTTACTGGCCAAATCAGCTTTTAGAAAGTGGCACAAAtgatgtgtttgcttgttttaatagtaaaaagttaaatataacTATTCTGGAAGTGTATTTGAGGTTGTTGGGTTGTTTGCCAGAAGCCTAGCGCTTCTTGGACAAAATAACTCTTAATGGGGATTCTCGACTGTAAAAtcgtttttaaatgtttaaaaatgttttacatgtgtAATTACACACGACTTACTTAATTCGTGTCTGTTCCTACAGGCTGAATAAGTTCTTACAGTACCTGAGTGAGGCGGGATTCCGTGTCAGCCGAACGCACTTCGACCCGACAGGCGTTCGCACCGACGCCACACTGGAGCAGTTCAAATCCGTTCTTACCAAATATAGTGTGCCCACGTACTCCACAGCGACCTCCACCGGTAGTGTAGGGCATGGCATCACCGCGGAGGAAACGGGCCGCAAAACGGACTAATCCGGACAGGAGCGAACGAATGAACAGCAACGCGTGCATGCGTTTCTGGAGGTGCGCACTCTCTGCTGACTgtgatgttttatattatgcCAGGCTGTTAATTCTTACTGCACTGAGACTTTACCCCCTTGAAGACTCTTGCCACTGGGGCATTTTCATGTGACGAGCGAACGGTGTCTGGT is a window of Electrophorus electricus isolate fEleEle1 chromosome 3, fEleEle1.pri, whole genome shotgun sequence DNA encoding:
- the cbr4 gene encoding carbonyl reductase family member 4, whose amino-acid sequence is MSRLGVVCGGSRGIGRAVAQLLAQKGHRVVVVSRNQEAALGTAESLPGVAHVGLSCDVSREHDVQSVFETITSTCGPVDYLVNAAGIIRDALLLRSKSEDIGSVLHTNLLGSMLTCKAALRSMLSKGGAIVNIGSLVGMKGNAGQCAYSASKAGLEGFSRSLAKEVASRSIRVNLVAPGLIQTDMTAGLREEDERRRIPLGRFGQPEEVAQAVLFLLETPYVTGQVLLVDGGLHLAL
- the trmt1l gene encoding TRMT1-like protein isoform X2; the protein is MAERKEGVTVQLHREAADIEDDSVKPQSASEDQKLTVDDVTLSKVKAEDSQGQTLASTTSERHASIQATLEGLETLVDLNGAGRKSCPLCPEEKFKACYSHKLRRHLQNLHWKVYVEFEGQRMCICHLACRQMRASLGIDQAQARLVAHYHCVVCSVTIARKTDMISHLKRHINKGETEASYSGTSDVLYEEPVPGGQTYEIMKELGTNVQLMPNHNTPQKTDTYFNRKMKTNRQLVFCSLAVLAEERSPLECLDAFGATGIMGLQWAKHLRSAVKVTINDINEACVKMIKENCCLNHIRGEGGRIPRQQEAPAEGEAPITTVEVTKMDANVIMHLRPFDYIHLDPFGTAVNYLDAAFRNVRNLGIVSVTSTDTGSLYSKSLNVTLRHYGCQIVRTEYYRELAARVVTAAIARAAARCNKGVEVLLAVALEHFVLVVVRVLRGPTQADETAKKLQQLLHCQWCEERVFLHPGNMVEENLYRQLPCQCHSGMPGKTAVELGPLWSGSLFNTGFLRRMLVAAVQHSMDDVQPLVKTLICEADCTTLKSFSVTGHSLLTNQVECGVVIKTLQKVEEADTVDQSGKRKTAEEGGTLVKKLRSEASLEHPAFYYSIHRHSIRGMNMPKLNKFLQYLSEAGFRVSRTHFDPTGVRTDATLEQFKSVLTKYSVPTYSTATSTGSVGHGITAEETGRKTD
- the trmt1l gene encoding TRMT1-like protein isoform X1, giving the protein MAERKEGVTVQLHREAADIEADDSVKPQSASEDQKLTVDDVTLSKVKAEDSQGQTLASTTSERHASIQATLEGLETLVDLNGAGRKSCPLCPEEKFKACYSHKLRRHLQNLHWKVYVEFEGQRMCICHLACRQMRASLGIDQAQARLVAHYHCVVCSVTIARKTDMISHLKRHINKGETEASYSGTSDVLYEEPVPGGQTYEIMKELGTNVQLMPNHNTPQKTDTYFNRKMKTNRQLVFCSLAVLAEERSPLECLDAFGATGIMGLQWAKHLRSAVKVTINDINEACVKMIKENCCLNHIRGEGGRIPRQQEAPAEGEAPITTVEVTKMDANVIMHLRPFDYIHLDPFGTAVNYLDAAFRNVRNLGIVSVTSTDTGSLYSKSLNVTLRHYGCQIVRTEYYRELAARVVTAAIARAAARCNKGVEVLLAVALEHFVLVVVRVLRGPTQADETAKKLQQLLHCQWCEERVFLHPGNMVEENLYRQLPCQCHSGMPGKTAVELGPLWSGSLFNTGFLRRMLVAAVQHSMDDVQPLVKTLICEADCTTLKSFSVTGHSLLTNQVECGVVIKTLQKVEEADTVDQSGKRKTAEEGGTLVKKLRSEASLEHPAFYYSIHRHSIRGMNMPKLNKFLQYLSEAGFRVSRTHFDPTGVRTDATLEQFKSVLTKYSVPTYSTATSTGSVGHGITAEETGRKTD